Proteins from a single region of Macrobrachium nipponense isolate FS-2020 chromosome 11, ASM1510439v2, whole genome shotgun sequence:
- the LOC135222788 gene encoding BTB/POZ domain-containing protein 6-A-like isoform X2, whose translation METGLLWAKLFYQQQGSMKIQLTEQKAKESYARSVANSRWCADTMRNLVYYTVMGPCKWVQLSLHLIRGRSYNLFENEDGSDVILMVGDGSYRERVPAHSWVLAAGNQYFRALFQGPFADRHKKTYDIPNDPKGFQNLLKWLYRHECGIQSMDSALITLQVAIEYLCPELAELCVEYIGKHLRVSNVLKVLQFTWRYCPSSQTSDDSQGSSVISTAPSAPSLEIMDDPEDDDDDTNSFGAADRLQQLDLSQHTVHSMSQLQKLSEEAEFQDPTACCSDLYNVCLEVVDSATQAVLASEPLEELDYRTLQLILKRSTLNIPNELPIFHAVQRWSTAECKRRMLPLTSDNRRAVLGDLLYYVRFLNMTNEQLQQTSSLLTADEFNYLATRISGHTPATIPATLNPHLAMMATPRHHKPPTLPTTDSTNKNKKKGTTGKRKYTKKELMLDVVSCLAVIFD comes from the exons ATGGAAACCGGATTGCTTTGGGCTAAACTCTTCTACCAGCAACAAGGCTCCATGAAGATCCAGCTCACAGAACAGAAGGCTAAGGAAAGCTACGCAAGGAGCGTCGCCAATTCCCGGTGGTGTGCGGACACCATGAGGAATTTGGTGTACTACACCGTCATGGGACCCTGTAAATGGGTACAACTCTCCTTGCACCTTATTCGTGGCAG ATCCTACAACCTTTTTGAGAATGAAGATGGGAGTGATGTGATCCTAATGGTGGGAGATGGCAGTTATCGAGAGAGAGTACCAGCCCACTCCTGGGTACTTGCTGCTGGCAACCAGTACTTCAGGGCCTTGTTCCAAGGTCCGTTTGCTGACAGGCACAAAAAAACCTACGACATCCCTAATGACCCAAAGGGATTTCAGAATCTCTTGAA GTGGTTGTACCGTCATGAATGTGGGATCCAAAGTATGGATAGTGCCCTCATCACCTTACAAGTAGCCATTGAGTACCTGTGTCCAGAATTAGCTGAGTTATGTGTCGAGTACATTGGAAAACACTTAAGAGTGTCTAATGTGCTAAAAGTGCTACAGTTCACCTGGAGATACTGTCCATCTTCTCAAACTTCTGACGACAGTCAGGGATCATCAGTTATATCAACAGCTCCTTCAGCTCCTAGTCTTGAAATAATGGATGATcctgaagacgacgacgacgacacaaACTCATTTGGTGCTGCAGATAGATTACAGCAGCTTGACTTATCCCAACACACAGTTCACAGTATGAGTCAACTACAAAAGCTTTCAGAAGAAGCAGAATTCCAAGACCCAACAGCATGCTGTAGTGATCTTTACAACGTCTGTCTTGAAGTTGTGGACAGTGCCACCCAAGCTGTTTTAGCATCTGAACCTTTAGAAGAATTAGATTACAGAACTCTACAGCTCATCTTAAAGAGATCAACTCTCAACATACCAAACGAATTACCTATATTTCATGCAGTGCAACGGTGGTCAACAGCCGAATGTAAACGTCGCATGTTGCCTTTGACCTCTGACAACAGAAGAGCAGTTCTTGGTGATCTCTTGTACTATGTAAGGTTCTTGAACATGACAAACGAGCAGCTTCAACAGACCAGTAGCCTCCTCACAGCTGATGAATTCAACTACCTTGCTACTAGAATTTCAGGTCACACTCCTGCCACAATACCTGCCACTCTTAACCCCCATCTGGCCATGATGGCTACACCTCGCCATCACAAGCCGCCTACTCTGCCAACAACAGATTcaacaaacaagaacaagaagaagggtACCACAGGCAagagaaaatacacaaaaaaggagCTAATGTTGGATGTGGTTTCCTGTCTTGCTGTGATTTTTGATTAA
- the LOC135222788 gene encoding BTB/POZ domain-containing protein 6-B-like isoform X3 has translation MVGDGSYRERVPAHSWVLAAGNQYFRALFQGPFADRHKKTYDIPNDPKGFQNLLKWLYRHECGIQSMDSALITLQVAIEYLCPELAELCVEYIGKHLRVSNVLKVLQFTWRYCPSSQTSDDSQGSSVISTAPSAPSLEIMDDPEDDDDDTNSFGAADRLQQLDLSQHTVHSMSQLQKLSEEAEFQDPTACCSDLYNVCLEVVDSATQAVLASEPLEELDYRTLQLILKRSTLNIPNELPIFHAVQRWSTAECKRRMLPLTSDNRRAVLGDLLYYVRFLNMTNEQLQQTSSLLTADEFNYLATRISGHTPATIPATLNPHLAMMATPRHHKPPTLPTTDSTNKNKKKGTTGKRKYTKKELMLDVVSCLAVIFD, from the exons ATGGTGGGAGATGGCAGTTATCGAGAGAGAGTACCAGCCCACTCCTGGGTACTTGCTGCTGGCAACCAGTACTTCAGGGCCTTGTTCCAAGGTCCGTTTGCTGACAGGCACAAAAAAACCTACGACATCCCTAATGACCCAAAGGGATTTCAGAATCTCTTGAA GTGGTTGTACCGTCATGAATGTGGGATCCAAAGTATGGATAGTGCCCTCATCACCTTACAAGTAGCCATTGAGTACCTGTGTCCAGAATTAGCTGAGTTATGTGTCGAGTACATTGGAAAACACTTAAGAGTGTCTAATGTGCTAAAAGTGCTACAGTTCACCTGGAGATACTGTCCATCTTCTCAAACTTCTGACGACAGTCAGGGATCATCAGTTATATCAACAGCTCCTTCAGCTCCTAGTCTTGAAATAATGGATGATcctgaagacgacgacgacgacacaaACTCATTTGGTGCTGCAGATAGATTACAGCAGCTTGACTTATCCCAACACACAGTTCACAGTATGAGTCAACTACAAAAGCTTTCAGAAGAAGCAGAATTCCAAGACCCAACAGCATGCTGTAGTGATCTTTACAACGTCTGTCTTGAAGTTGTGGACAGTGCCACCCAAGCTGTTTTAGCATCTGAACCTTTAGAAGAATTAGATTACAGAACTCTACAGCTCATCTTAAAGAGATCAACTCTCAACATACCAAACGAATTACCTATATTTCATGCAGTGCAACGGTGGTCAACAGCCGAATGTAAACGTCGCATGTTGCCTTTGACCTCTGACAACAGAAGAGCAGTTCTTGGTGATCTCTTGTACTATGTAAGGTTCTTGAACATGACAAACGAGCAGCTTCAACAGACCAGTAGCCTCCTCACAGCTGATGAATTCAACTACCTTGCTACTAGAATTTCAGGTCACACTCCTGCCACAATACCTGCCACTCTTAACCCCCATCTGGCCATGATGGCTACACCTCGCCATCACAAGCCGCCTACTCTGCCAACAACAGATTcaacaaacaagaacaagaagaagggtACCACAGGCAagagaaaatacacaaaaaaggagCTAATGTTGGATGTGGTTTCCTGTCTTGCTGTGATTTTTGATTAA